The Nitrospira tepida genome includes a window with the following:
- a CDS encoding CBS domain-containing protein, translating to MANERTQQAGAGPAAFDQLKAADLMERAVQSAHVQTKADVIASMMIEGFGGVPIIDDRRRLVGIVTEFDLLAALDQGKRLGDLSAGDIMTRTVVSVDEHTDVRTLLYVLQTNHVIRVPVVNRDGLLTGIVARRDVLQGYLASRG from the coding sequence ATGGCCAACGAGAGGACACAGCAAGCCGGAGCCGGGCCTGCCGCATTCGACCAACTCAAGGCAGCGGATCTCATGGAGCGGGCGGTGCAGTCGGCGCATGTGCAGACCAAAGCCGACGTGATCGCCTCGATGATGATTGAGGGGTTCGGCGGGGTGCCGATCATCGACGATCGGCGGAGGCTGGTCGGGATCGTGACCGAGTTCGATCTGTTGGCGGCGCTGGACCAGGGCAAACGGCTCGGAGATCTCTCCGCGGGCGACATCATGACCAGGACCGTGGTGAGCGTAGACGAGCATACCGACGTGCGCACGCTCCTCTATGTTCTCCAAACCAACCACGTCATCCGTGTGCCCGTCGTGAATCGGGACGGTCTGTTGACCGGCATTGTCGCCAGGCGCGATGTGCTCCAGGGCTATCTGGCCTCGCGGGGCTGA
- a CDS encoding aminoacyl-tRNA deacylase — MPPLLLRRLQDFLDAQRIHYEVLDHHEAYTAPEVAHTLHVPGKMLAKVVMVSADGKLLMTVLPSTWQVDLARLQEVLGARYVRLASESEFKGLFPDCETGSMPPFGNLYGLDVYVDRSLTEDEEIVVQAGFHSRAVKLRYDDFARAVEPKVAEFHRAPAESAY, encoded by the coding sequence ATGCCACCCCTGCTGCTGAGAAGGCTCCAAGATTTCTTGGACGCGCAACGCATTCATTATGAAGTGCTCGACCACCACGAGGCCTATACGGCCCCGGAAGTGGCGCATACGCTCCACGTGCCCGGGAAAATGCTCGCCAAGGTGGTGATGGTGAGCGCCGATGGAAAGTTGCTGATGACGGTGCTGCCCTCTACTTGGCAGGTGGACTTGGCCCGCCTGCAAGAGGTGCTGGGAGCCCGGTACGTGCGATTGGCCAGCGAATCCGAATTCAAAGGCCTCTTCCCCGACTGCGAAACGGGCAGCATGCCGCCGTTCGGCAACCTGTACGGATTGGACGTCTACGTGGATCGGTCGCTCACCGAGGACGAGGAGATCGTCGTCCAGGCGGGATTTCATTCCCGGGCGGTGAAGCTCCGCTACGACGACTTCGCGCGGGCCGTCGAGCCCAAGGTGGCCGAGTTCCATCGGGCGCCGGCGGAGTCGGCGTACTAA
- a CDS encoding CBS domain-containing protein: protein MRATEYMVKACDPKTLTVHSLMQDAVYTVGPQTNGVRIADILSEHGFGSVPVVDDEWTLLGLVTEFDLLRALQEGKNLRDVTAREVMTPHVITVHEEMPVMDLIALLQERHLIRVPVVQGKKLIGIVARRDVLFGYVKATATYWP from the coding sequence ATGAGAGCGACGGAGTACATGGTGAAGGCGTGCGATCCCAAGACCTTGACAGTCCACAGTTTGATGCAGGATGCCGTGTACACCGTCGGACCCCAGACGAACGGCGTCCGGATCGCCGACATCCTGAGCGAGCACGGGTTCGGCAGCGTGCCGGTGGTGGACGACGAATGGACCCTATTGGGGCTGGTGACCGAGTTTGACCTGCTGCGAGCGCTCCAGGAAGGCAAGAACCTGCGGGACGTGACCGCGCGCGAAGTGATGACCCCCCACGTGATCACGGTTCACGAGGAGATGCCCGTGATGGATCTGATCGCGCTGCTGCAGGAGCGGCATTTGATCCGCGTGCCGGTCGTGCAAGGGAAGAAGCTCATCGGCATCGTGGCGCGACGGGACGTGTTGTTCGGCTACGTCAAAGCGACGGCAACCTATTGGCCGTGA
- a CDS encoding oxidoreductase, with product MKPFRALRIHQDQGVSRASLETLRLEDLSSGNVLIRGRYSSVNYKDALAVTGKGKILRRFPLVGGIDVAGTVEASDDSRFHIGDQVLVTGYGLSQDHDGGYAEYVRVPADWVVPVPESLSLFDVMALGTAGFTAALAIQRMEDNGQCPDQGPIVVTGATGGVGNFAIDLLAGRGYEAVAVTGKREAVKDLEELGARQVLFREELSMGRQPLEKMQWGGAIDNVGGDLLAWLTRTISLWGNIASIGLAGGSELHTTVMPFILRGVSLLGISSANCPMPLRRRIWQRLATDLRPRHLTRIVTATVPLDAVSAVSQQMLAGTHRGRTVVKI from the coding sequence ATGAAACCCTTCCGAGCCTTGCGGATTCATCAAGATCAGGGCGTGAGCCGCGCCAGCCTGGAAACCCTGCGCCTGGAAGACCTGTCATCCGGTAACGTGTTGATCCGCGGCCGGTATTCCAGCGTCAACTACAAGGATGCCTTGGCCGTCACTGGGAAGGGGAAGATCCTCCGGCGCTTCCCGCTCGTGGGCGGCATTGACGTCGCCGGAACGGTCGAGGCGTCGGACGACTCCCGGTTTCATATCGGCGATCAGGTGCTGGTCACCGGCTATGGCCTGAGCCAGGACCATGACGGCGGCTATGCCGAATATGTGCGGGTTCCCGCCGACTGGGTCGTGCCGGTGCCGGAGAGCTTGAGCCTCTTTGACGTGATGGCGCTCGGCACCGCCGGGTTCACCGCCGCCCTGGCGATTCAGCGGATGGAAGATAACGGGCAATGTCCGGATCAGGGTCCCATCGTGGTCACCGGCGCGACGGGCGGGGTCGGGAATTTCGCCATCGACCTGTTGGCGGGACGAGGCTATGAGGCGGTGGCTGTCACGGGCAAGCGGGAAGCCGTGAAAGACTTGGAGGAACTTGGCGCGCGGCAGGTCCTGTTCCGCGAGGAGTTGAGCATGGGGCGACAACCGCTGGAAAAGATGCAATGGGGCGGGGCGATCGATAACGTCGGCGGCGACCTGCTCGCCTGGCTCACCAGGACCATCTCTCTCTGGGGCAACATCGCCAGCATCGGCTTGGCAGGCGGAAGCGAGCTGCATACGACCGTGATGCCGTTCATCCTGCGAGGGGTGAGCCTGTTGGGCATTTCTTCGGCCAATTGCCCGATGCCCCTGCGCCGCCGTATCTGGCAGCGGCTGGCGACGGATCTGCGCCCCCGGCATCTCACCCGCATCGTCACTGCCACGGTGCCCTTGGATGCTGTGTCGGCGGTCTCCCAGCAGATGCTGGCGGGAACGCATCGGGGCAGAACTGTGGTCAAAATCTAA
- a CDS encoding Fic family protein: MATTVAEAARYAREGGGSTPESPFGAREPVHGVREPTGQYGTPEDPDGTEEQSELSSTREFDTAEGRLSYPELSERLAVPLVAIYDEILQTNPDQIVITSEWLCIRHKRLAGHLYPDWAGRFRDVNVQVGSHNPPPFYEVPIHMRTFCDDLAERLRHDPGATVRRAAEFLAWADWRFQWIHPFKDFNGRIGRVLLGALLYKLSLPHIETAPIEPLSRRNYLDALQTADSGDLTRLTSIWSHRLSEAL, from the coding sequence ATGGCTACAACAGTGGCGGAAGCAGCACGATACGCCCGCGAAGGTGGCGGCAGCACACCGGAAAGTCCTTTTGGAGCGCGTGAGCCAGTCCATGGCGTTCGAGAACCAACCGGTCAGTACGGAACGCCTGAGGACCCTGACGGGACTGAAGAGCAAAGCGAGCTAAGCTCCACTCGCGAGTTCGACACCGCCGAAGGTCGCCTTTCCTATCCGGAACTCTCTGAGCGGCTGGCCGTCCCCCTTGTCGCGATCTACGACGAGATCCTGCAAACGAACCCGGATCAGATTGTCATTACCTCGGAGTGGCTCTGTATTCGGCACAAGCGACTAGCCGGTCACCTGTATCCTGATTGGGCCGGACGGTTCCGTGATGTGAATGTGCAGGTTGGTTCCCACAACCCACCGCCGTTCTATGAAGTACCGATTCACATGCGGACCTTCTGCGATGACCTAGCCGAACGTCTGCGACATGATCCCGGTGCGACTGTCAGGCGTGCGGCAGAATTCCTCGCCTGGGCAGACTGGCGCTTCCAATGGATTCACCCCTTCAAAGATTTCAATGGCCGCATCGGCCGAGTGCTCCTTGGTGCACTGTTATACAAGCTTTCCCTCCCACATATTGAAACCGCTCCAATTGAACCATTATCCAGGCGCAATTATCTCGATGCGTTGCAGACCGCCGACAGTGGAGACCTCACCCGTCTAACAAGCATATGGTCTCATCGCCTTTCTGAAGCACTTTGA